A single genomic interval of Pyrus communis chromosome 5, drPyrComm1.1, whole genome shotgun sequence harbors:
- the LOC137733857 gene encoding eukaryotic translation initiation factor 3 subunit F-like, which yields MAAIEHTVLQFSTSPSSSLSAKVHPLVIFNICDCYVRRPDQSERVIGTLLGSVLPDGTVDIRNSYAVPHMSAEQVALDIEYHHNMLISHQKVNPKEVIVGWYSTGLGVTGGSALFHEFYSREAPNPVHLTVDTGFINGVGTIKAYVSVNLSLGDRQRAAQFQEIPLDLRMVEAERVGYDILKTPMVDKLPTDLEGMEASMERLLALIDDVYKYVDNVVEGRAEQDNTIGRFLFDTIASLPKLSPSAFDKLINDSLQDNLLLLYLSSITRTQLTLAEKLNTAAQVL from the exons ATGGCGGCGATCGAGCACACTGTGCTACAGTTCTCCACGTCTCCGTCGTCGAGCTTGTCGGCGAAGGTTCATCCTCTCGTCATATTCAACATCTGCGATTGCTACGTTAGGCGTCCCGACCAGTCCGAGCGCGTCATCGGCACGCTCCTCGGTTCCGTCCTGCCTGACGGCACTGTTGACATCAGAAACTCATACGCTGTTCCTCATATGAGCGCCGAGCAG GTAGCTTTAGATATTGAGTACCATCACAATATGTTGATATCCCACCAGAAGGTGAATCCGAAGGAAGTCATTGTTGGATG GTATTCGACTGGTCTTGGAGTTACTGGTGGTAGCGCATTGTTCCATGAATTCTATTCTAGAGAAGCTCCCAACCCAGTTCATTTGACTGTTGATACTGGATTCATTAATGGAGTGGGTACCATAAAAGCTTATGTTTCGGTGAATTTGTCTCTTGGAGATCGTCAACGTGCAGCTCAGTTTCAAGAAATTCCTCTTGATCTTCGCATGGTTGAAGCTGAGCGAGTTGGAT ATGATATTTTAAAGACCCCAATGGTTGACAAACTCCCAACTGATCTGGAAGGAATGGAAGCCTCGATGGAGAGACTTCTAGCTTTAATTGATGATGTTTACAAATATGTTGACAATGTTGTG GAAGGCCGTGCTGAACAAGATAACACTATAGGGAGATTTCTTTTTGATACAATTGCATCTCTTCCGAAACTGTCTCCCTCAGCTTTTGATAAGCTTATCAATGACAGCCTACAG GACAACTTGCTCTTACTGTATTTGTCAAGCATAACAAGGACACAGCTCACCCTAGCCGAAAAATTGAACACAGCTGCTCAGGTTCTGTAA
- the LOC137733856 gene encoding aquaporin PIP1-2: protein MEGKEEDVRLGANKFSERQPIGTSAQTQDEGKDYKEPPPAPLFEPGELTSWSFYRAGIAEFIATFLFLYITILTVMGVVKSKSKCTTVGIQGIAWAFGGTIFALVYSTAGISGGHINPAVTFGLFLARKLSLTRALFYIVMQTLGAIAGAAVVKGFEKSSTFEMLGGGANSVAHGYTKGQGLGAEIIGTFVLVYTVFSATDAKRSARDSHVPILAPLPIGFAVFLVHLATIPVTGTGINPARSLGAAIIYNKQHAWDDHWIFWVGPFIGAALAALYHVVVIRAIPFKSK from the exons ATGGAGGGCAAGGAAGAGGATGTTAGGCTGGGAGCGAACAAGTTCTCGGAGAGGCAGCCGATCGGTACTTCGGCTCAGACCCAGGACGAAGGGAAAGACTACAAGGAGCCACCGCCGGCTCCACTGTTCGAGCCCGGTGAGCTGACGTCATGGTCGTTTTACAGGGCCGGGATCGCCGAGTTCATCGCCACTTTCCTGTTCCTCTACATCACAATCTTGACGGTGATGGGCGTCGTCAAGTCGAAGTCGAAGTGCACAACGGTCGGGATTCAGGGCATCGCTTGGGCTTTTGGCGGGACCATCTTCGCCCTCGTCTACAGCACCGCCGGCATCTCCG GTGGTCACATAAACCCGGCGGTGACTTTCGGGCTGTTTTTGGCCAGGAAGCTGTCGCTGACCAGGGCGTTGTTCTACATAGTTATGCAGACCCTAGGAGCTATAGCCGGTGCCGCCGTCGTGAAGGGCTTCGAGAAGAGCTCCACCTTCGAGATGCTGGGCGGTGGTGCCAACTCTGTTGCCCATGGTTACACCAAGGGTCAAGGACTTGGTGCTGAGATCATCGGCACCTTTGTCCTCGTCTACACCGTTTTCTCCGCCACCGACGCTAAGCGTAGCGCCAGAGACTCGCATGTTCCG ATTTTGGCTCCGTTGCCAATTGGGTTCGCCGTGTTCTTGGTGCACTTGGCCACCATCCCCGTCACCGGAACTGGCATCAACCCAGCCAGGAGTCTTGGCGCTGCCATCATCTACAACAAGCAGCATGCCTGGGATGACCAC TGGATTTTCTGGGTTGGACCGTTCATTGGGGCAGCACTTGCAGCTTTGTACCACGTGGTTGTGATCAGGGCCATCCCTTTCAAGTCCAAGTGA